GCCAAGTACTTCTGGCCCTtcaccattttcccaaggactttctccttttacGGCTATTTTGCACTACGCTTCCCAACAAAAAGATAATGCTTTCCACATTGTATGTTGTTCTTGATTCTCTTCTCATACATCAGTTGCCTATACATGGGTGGGTTTATTGCTGGGCTCTCTTTCATGTGTCTGTATTTCTgatttgtgccagtactatactgttctGATTATTGTAGctctgtaatatattttaaatcaggAAGGATGATccttccagttttgttcttccTGCTCTAGAGTGCTTTGATATTTTTCCATCTACTTGGTTACATATATTCCTtactattctattgtttttgatgctattgcttttatatataattttatataaattataaaatattaggaaattgTGCACTTCCATATAAATTTAAggattatttatttctatttctgtgaaaattccACTGGAAATCTGAAAGGCAAGATTGCATTTAACTTGGAGATCACTTTGAGTATTATGGATCTTTGAACAGTGTTATTTCTTCCATTCTATCAGCATGggatattttttttcacttatttgtatcttcttcagtttctttcatcattgctttataattttcaatGTACCTACCTTTCATCTACTTGGTTACATATATTCCttactattttattgtttttgatgctattgcttttatatataattttacttatttttggctgtgttgggtcttcattgctacccagacttttctgtagttgcagagagtgggggctactctctagttgtaatgcatgggcttctcattgtggtggcttctcttgctgtgtaGCATTGGCTCTAGGGcttacaggcttcagtagttgcagctcatagGCTCAGTGGCTGAGGCTTCTGGGCTGtagagcactggctcaatagttgtggtacacaggcttagttgtgccatggcatgtgggatctttctgaatcagggattgaacctgtgtctcctgccttgacagatggattctttactactgagccactaaggaattTGCTGACACTGTTGTTCATGGGGttgatttttaatatcttttttggatAGTTAGTTTGTACCTTTTGGAAATGtaacttatttttgtatattgatttaaCATCCTCTGATTGAACTGACTTCATTTATTATTAGTCTTACAGTTTTTTAGTGGCTACTTTATGGTGTTCTATATGTAGAGTGTCTTTGAGGAGACACAGGAATTGGAGAGCAAGTGATCTACAATAATGTGTTCCAATGCTTGGTGAATATGAGCCTCTTGAATATATGGGGAATAATGTTACaggcaaaacaaaatgaaacaaaagcacaaaatgaaaagactctgAAGTTGCACATACCTTGCATTTTTTGTTATCTGTAAGAAAGCTGAGGTAACTAGAaagaaatatacaatggagggATCACTTGTAAGAAGCATATTCTAAGACATAAAAGGGGTCTAGAGGATGTGTGCCCTTGAAACAGATGTAAGAGTTAGTCTGTTACTTTGAATAAAATGAGAAACCCAGGGTAGTTTTCAAATAGGTAAAGTTTGAACTGTATTTTCAGAGGATAATTCTGATTATTATTTTGATCTTTTGCTAAAGAGGGAAATGGTTGAGAAAGGGGATCATTTATCATTACTGTATCAAGTAACATGAACTAagtaatattatattaaaattaattcctCAACTCACATGGActtataataataacaacaaaaatatatttctcactcatttttcagttttgttgctTCAGTCTGGAACTTATTGTGAAGGTGATGCAATTATAATTAACTACTGCTATTGTGTCATAGAGAAAAAGAGACTCTGAAACTAAATTATGGCTTATAAATCTTCATTCATAAATAACACAGTTAAATCTTATATTGGCCAATGCAAATCACATGATGAAAACTAATGTCACTAAGATTGAAAAATAACACTCCAACAGTAAGAGGCTCTATCAGGCAGGTTCAGTGAATATTTTGAACTAATAATATACTACATTGTTATTACAAATATccaagaaataaataatagtttGCAAGAATATTATTAGATAAATATGTGTTCTGGATATTTTGGTAGAAAAGTGAATAGAAATTGTTGATTTGAATGGGATATATGAAAGAAAGAGTTACAGAGAAGAATTTGGGAAATGTTATCATAAGCAATTGTAAGGATGTATTTACTCTTAGTGATATGGGAAACACTGGAGAAAAATAGTTTTGGATATGTTAATTGAAGATGAATGCCAAATATTCCAAGGCTAATACCCAATGGACAGTTTAATGTGCAAATTGGAGGTTCACATTAGTTGGAGAAAAGCGTGGGGTGAGGGGACAGTGAGGCTGGGATGATGAGTGGTGATGTggggaaaacagtagaaaataaaagagaaaatggtatTGTATTGTACCATGACCATGTATAGCTTGTACTAAGAATTCTGGGTTATTGttgaatgaaatggaaaataattagaTGATTTTGAGCAAGGTAATGGCAGCATTTAAGTTAAATCTTAATGGGGTTTCTCTGACTGCTATTTATAGAATCAGGTAAAGTTTGTAGGAGTTGAGGAAAACTGAGAGATAAAGACAAATTAGTAGGATATTGCAGCAATTCAGAAGAGATGATAATGGTTTGGATAAGGTTGGTTGAAATTAATTTGCAAAATTAGATTTAGACATGTCTTGGAGACACAGGTAACAAAATTTCTGAACAGGTGTCATATGAAAGATAATATAATGATTGGAGTCAAGGGTAAtactttaagtaaaataaaatgtagatatCTTCTTAGAAAAGCAGAATGTCTCAGGCTTCTCCCACATTTTCTTATTATTCTATGGAGATTATCCCTATATTACTTACTATCTGAACATTTCTTAGAGAATATTCAAATTTCGTCTGCAACTATTCATGTCCAGACAAGCCCACATATTGctttctccactgctgctgttgctttgaCTGGTCTAGTTTCCTGGAAACCAAGGCAAAAGTAAAAATGTAGTTGACTGAAAACTGAGAATAAATAATATGAGCAaaagtatttgaaataaaaagactgtgtaacaaccaaaaataaatgttctttttaagtGGACATACAATTGTTAAGAAAAATTAGCACATAATTCAAAGTATTGATATGTTCTCTGACCTAATGCAGTTAAACTCATTGCCAATGACAAAATTGTATGATATCAAGAAAAAGataatactaaaatatttgaaaattaaagagtATCTAAGTAATACATAGCTCAAAGGAGTGTCAAAAAGaattaggaaatatttcaaatgtaatGAAATAAAAGTACAAGAAACCAGAATTTCTATGGTAGGTAAGCTAGTTCTTAATGGCAAGTGATAGCATTAATTTTTACATTGGAAAAAATAACAATGTCTAAATTATGTTTCCAtcttaaaaatatggaaaacagaggccaaaataaataaaaaacaatataaggaaagaaatactaaaaataaaaactgggacgacccagagggatggtacagggagggaggagggttcaggatggggaacatggggattcatgttgatgaatattggcaaaaccaatacaatattgtaaagttaaaaaataaaataaaaaaattaaaaaaaaaactgaattaaaaacaaaagatttttaaaaattaatgtaaccAAAGCCTGGTTCTTTTATAAATCTGTAACTTAAGTGACACAGAGAAATCACCaacttcaaaaactaaaaaataaagaaggcatATCAATACTGACCTTATAGATAGCAAAATGAGATAATGGAATACTGCAAACAATTCTATGCACGTAAATGTGACAATGTAGATGAAACAGATGAATTTGTTAAAGGAACAAACTATCAAAATACactcaagaataaataaataatctgttTTTTCCTACATCTATATCTTAGtgaatttcattaaatatttaaggaagaaataacaccAGTTACTTTCAACATCATCTAGAAGCTAAGAGGGAAAGGAAACAACTTTCAGACTTGTTTTATGAGGCCAAACTTGCTCATAATGACAACCAGATGAAAATTGTACAAGAAAAGAAGCTATAGATCAATACTCATGAATATAGATGTTAAAATCTTCAACTATACATTAGTAAATCGAATCctacaaaataaagacaaataatatGTCACTAAACATAGGACTTGTCTCAAGAATGCAAGCATGATTGAATACTCAAACAGTGAAGCCCACCACATTAAAATATGTAACAAAGTCATATAATTTTattgacacacacaaaaataatttgaaaatattttaatatccaatcattaaaaaaaaaaaaacaactttagcTAACTAGAAATAGAAGCAAACTTTCTCAAGTTGATAAAGAACAATATAAGTGATGATTGAAGATTAAGTAGTGTCTATTACCAGAAACAAAGTAAGGGTAATCATTTTGACCACTTCTGTCCAATATCATATTTGAAGTCTTTGTATATTCATTAAGGgtagaaaaaaaagacatttagattggaaagaaataaaattatccctTTTTGCAAGTGACATGCTATTTACATAGAAAATACCAAGGAATTTAAGGAAATCTTCTGGAAATAATGTTTATCAAGATCCATGTACAAAATTCAGTCAACGAAAAACtgcaactaaaatttaaaaataagcatcatTTAtaatggccttcccaggtggcactaatggtaaagaacccagctggcaatacaggagacttaagagatgcaggttcgatccttgggtcaggaagatcccctggaggagggcatggcaatccactccagtattctggcctgaagaatcccatggacagagaagcctggtgggctacagtccatagggttgcacagagtctgacatgactgaaacgacttagcatggaTGCATGTCATTTATAATAGCTCAAAAAATAgatcaaaatatatgtaaaacttaTATACTCAAAGCTACAAAACACtacttaaagaaatttttaaaagacctaaataaatggagacataACTATAGTCTTGTGTTTGAAGAACATAGTTATGTTATCAATTTTCACCAGAGTAATCAATGGAGTCAGTgcaatttatatatcttcttgtATCTTTCTCCTTTAACTAGTAGTGCTTTTAGATGAATATAGAAAGCTTAATTTTAACATAGTCCAATGGCCTATTTAATACTCTTTAAGAAAACTTTGCTTACCCTAATATAATACGGACACATTCCCTCCCATATTTTCTTCTTGTAGGTTTATTATTTGGCCTTTctattaaaatctaaaataaatctgCAGTCTGTTCTTTGTATGTGGTATTGTTGTTAGAACTAAACTTTAGagtaataaataatgaatattcaATTTAACAGCatatattaaaaggaaagaacattATTCTCTATTGCACCGTGTGATATATTTGTCATATTTAGACAACTGTCCATTCTAGACCTCTTATTTATTGCattggtcatttttttaaaaatctttgtatcAATACCACTTTGTCATAATTagtataaatttttgttttaacataGTGTGGTCTACTAGCAGTAGAGATGCATAATTTTAATCAGTTCTCTGAGGACCTGGAGCTAAGTTACATTGTAGGTGTCCAGCTACATATAAGTACCCTATACTGAGAAGACAGAATGTATACTTCGATAAAAATCTGTTAAGGGCATGACATAATTTGTATTAGTTCTTGTTAATTGTACAAGTAATTTGGGACTTTTTGAGAGGCAAGTCTTGTGCTACCTCTATTTCAGAAGTATAAGGAAGATATATTTTACATTCAGGAttgtgaaaaaaatattcatgagGGATCCTAGAACATTCTGGATAACATTATCTTCAATTGGTTCCTGTTATTGTTGTAAAGTAAATTGCATTTCACAGGGATATTTGAAAACACAATGTTTTTTAATACTTTGAGCATTAACCAGAATTATAGGTTGACCTAACAATATGGCTGGCTTAGAGAAAGAGATTAGATGAATCAATTCAGATTAAGAACATTCCCAGGATGGCTAGAAGTGTAAAGGTTGTGTCTGTGTTCAAGGCCTTGTTGTGACAGTACAAGTTAAAGAGGTAACTGCACTATGGGGTTGAAGCAGCTGATTATCTGAATAGTGCAGGAATGCCAGCTTTGTGTCCATGGATCAGGAAGAGTGCCTTGCTAGCACAGAACAGTACTGTACACTGTGGTATAAAGTAACCTTAGGTATGCAACTGATTAAACTGGTGAACTGAGAAAGATGGCACAATTTCCATTACCATGTCTGGGTTATTGCTCACATTTAAGGATCCAAATCCAGAAGAATAATTTATGAAAGTTGGAGTGAAATTATATCTGTATTGGAAGAAAGATTTCTCTTCTCCACTTCTGGACATGAAATGAGCCTACCCATGAATGTAGCCATATCTGAACTGATATGAATGATAATACCACTGGGGTAAATGATGATTACAGGCCAAACTAAGCCATGCCACCTGACTGACCATGAGTGAGAATACCTGCAAGCCCATATACGAAAAGGTCAGCAGGCTTTGACTCCTATCATTATTAGGACTGTGTGACTCTTTCCCAGGAGACGCAACAATTTAGACACACATCTAGATGCCAAACACAGGGCTAGGCAGAACTATAAGAAATGAAACTGAGCTGTGGGTTGATTGTCTCTTACTCTGGGAAAGCTCCAACTCATGGAGAATCACCTAGGAATTTCTCTGTGCTTGCTTGAAGACTGGAGTTTTGGTAGGGCAGCCAGATTTCAAGGCTAGCTTACAATGGTTAAGGTGGCAGTTTCATTTGAGGGATGCTCTAGGGGTAGCAGAAATGATGTCAATAGCACCAGTAGAAAGTCTGTGGTAGCAACTGTGCACCTGGACAAAAGCTCCTTCAGCTATGACTGTTGCACTAGGATATCTACCCTAGACTGTAACCAACATTCTCTGTTCTCATCTAGTAGGATATATTAGGAATGTAGGTAGACTCAAGAAGCTACTCCAAATGAGGGACTCtgatttggtatttttaaagtttaagccAGGAAGATATGAATGACAGTTTGTTTTTAGTTACTGGAATATTACAGCACTTTAAGACAAAATGCCAAAATTCTGGGCTGCAGCAGAGACAATGGTTTAAGATGTAACTGtagtttaaaatacaaatattgcaaaaggtaaatattgaaaaatattaatgaattgtCCTATCAATAAATAACATAAttacaaattaaatgaaaattaaaagaaagcaataaaaatgaaattagaaacaaaattattaaatagaaCTAATATCAGTATTAACctgaagagattttattttattctatctgTAGTTTGTGAAATAAATGTCTAAAAGTTTGAGTATGATGAAGTGAAGTCTTTAACAATGAATACACAGAGTTTAGCCAATGTCATCTCTATctttaggaaatgaaaatattcttcctATGATCTTAATATTTGATGGATCACCGTTATTATCAGTGATTCAGGAAAAATATCCATGCCACACGCTTGCGAATTGCCTTGTTTTTCACACCATAGACAATAGGGTTGAGTGCAGGTGGCACAAGGAGGTAGACGGTAGACAGAAGAATGTGGGTAGAGGGCACAACATGTCCAAACTGATGgctgaagaaggagaaaaaggcaagaatataaaactcaagtaaaacaaaaatgtgaGCTGTACACGTGTTGAACGCTTTAAGCCGTGCCTCCTTTTGGTGTAGACAAAAAACAGCCTGGAAAATAAGGATATAGGAAATGAGGATGAAAATCATGTCAAATCCTAGAATTGTGAAACCTACGAAAAGACCACATGTTTTATTGACATGGGTGTCCTCTGCAGCCAGCTTGACCACAGCCATGTGCTCACAGTAAGAGTGGGCAATTACAATGGATTGGAAAAAATGCAGTCTTTTGAGTAGAATGGGTAAAATGCCAACGAGCACTGCTGCTCGGATTGCCACAGCCAGCACCATACTAACCAGGAGGAAAGGTGTAAGGGTGGTTGTGTGCCTCAAAGGATCACAGATGGCAACATAGCGATCAAAGGCCATTGCCAACAGGATTCCAGATTCCATGCCCTGCAAGGCATGGATGAAGAACAGCTGGGCTAAGCAAGCATCAAAGGCCATGGAATAAAAGCCAAACCAGAAGATAGCCAACATTTTCAGAGCAATGGCTACACAGAGTCCTATGTCAGTGGCTGCCAACACTGCCAAGAAGATGTACATGGGCTGGTGCAGACTGCGTTCTGTAGGGATAATGATCAGTAAAATGATGTTTCCCACAAGAGCCACTAGGCAAACAGCAAAGAAGGAAAACCCAATCCAAAACTGCACATGCTCCAGTCCAGGGATACCAATCAGTGTCACTGTTTTGGGATCCATATATGACATGTTCATGGATTCCATGGATGTTAGTGATCTCTTTTCACCACTGATTCTCATACCTACAGAAGAGAATGAATGAGAAGTGAAACAGGACACTGACCTCACTATCATTAAGACATATtggacattaaataaataaacttagtGCTTTAGATGACAATCAGGCCAGAGGTTCTATGCAGGATGACAGAATAGCAGTAGAAAGCCATCATACAAAACCTTTACTAGAGACAACAGGGAAAAGTCTCAGGATTTCTAACCTACCATTTATGTAAGTAGAAACTATGACTCAGAACACTCTTCTTGCATTTTCCTTGACCTAGAGTCTGGGCTGTTTGCAAAACTGTCAGGCTTGCTTTCTTTATCTCTAGATACCAACCCAATTTTGCTGAAGTGAAAATTCTCCCTAGGATTCTTAAGGATCCAGAAAGTACTGTTTCTATCGCCCATGATCATTAGTCCACAATCCTATTGGGAATCTTCAGTCTACTCCTGGTCCCAGAGAGCATGCTATTTATCCCCAAGTCATTGGCATTAGTTCTCAATTGTAGATCGGTAGGAGTGAGTTAAGCTATCTTACATTCACTTATTCCAATATCAAGATGCTGAACAAGTCACTATTTGGCAGGGCATTAAGCATGCCCCTTAGAGGAGATTAGGAGAAggtgatctatttttttttaactttatataattgtattagttttgccaaatatcaaaatgaatccaccacaggtatacatgtcttccccatcctgaacgctcctccctcctccctccccataccatccctctgggtcgtcccagtgcactagccccaagcatccagtatcatgcatcgaacatggactggcaactcatttcttacatgatattttacatgtttaaatgccattctcccaaatcttcccaccctctccctctcccacagagtccataagactgttctatacatcagtgtctcttttgctgtctcgtacacagggttagtgttaccatctttctaaattccatatatatgcgttagtatactgtattggtgtttttccttctggcttacttcactctgtataataggctccagtttcatccacctcattagaactgattcaaattaattctttttaatggctgagtaatactccattgtgtatatgtaccactgctttcttatccattcatctgctgatggacatctaggttgcttccatgtcctggctattataaacagtgctgcgatgaacattggggtacacgtgtctctttcccttctggtttcctcagtgtgtatgcccagcagtgggattgctggatcataaggcagttctatttccagttttttaaggaatctccacactgttctccatagtggctgtactagtttgcattccaaccagcagtgtaagagggttcccttttctccacaccctctccagcatttattatttgtagacttttggatcgcagccattctgactggtgtgaaatggtacctcatagtggttttgatttgcatttctctgataatgagtgatgttgagcatcttttcatgtgtttgttagccatctgtatgtcttctttggagaaatgtctatttagttctttggcccattttttgattgggtcatttacttttctggagttgagctataggagttgcttgtatatttttgagattagttgtttgtcagttgcttcatttgctattattttctcccattctgaaggctgtcttttcaccttgctaatagtttcctttgatgtgcagaagcttttaaggttaattaggtcccatttgtttatttttgcttttatttccaatattctgggaggtgggtcatagaggatcctgctgtgatgtatgtcagagagtgttttgcctatgttatcctctaggagttttatagtttctggacttacatttagatgtttaatccattttgagtttatttttgtgtatggtgttagaaagtggtctagtttcattcttttacaagtggttgaccagatttcccagcaccacttgttaaagagattgtctttaatccattgtatattcttgcctcctttgtcaaagataaggtgtctgtatgtgcatggatttatctctgggctttctattttgttccattgatcaatatttctgtttttgtgccagtaccatactgtcttgataactgtggctttgtagtagagcctgaagtcaggtaggttgattcctccagttccattcttctttctcaagatcgctttggctattcgaggttttttgtatttccatacaaattgtgaaattatttgttctagctctgtgaagaataccgttggtagcttgata
Above is a genomic segment from Bos javanicus breed banteng chromosome 15, ARS-OSU_banteng_1.0, whole genome shotgun sequence containing:
- the LOC133261341 gene encoding olfactory receptor 52A1-like, translating into MIVRSVSCFTSHSFSSVGMRISGEKRSLTSMESMNMSYMDPKTVTLIGIPGLEHVQFWIGFSFFAVCLVALVGNIILLIIIPTERSLHQPMYIFLAVLAATDIGLCVAIALKMLAIFWFGFYSMAFDACLAQLFFIHALQGMESGILLAMAFDRYVAICDPLRHTTTLTPFLLVSMVLAVAIRAAVLVGILPILLKRLHFFQSIVIAHSYCEHMAVVKLAAEDTHVNKTCGLFVGFTILGFDMIFILISYILIFQAVFCLHQKEARLKAFNTCTAHIFVLLEFYILAFFSFFSHQFGHVVPSTHILLSTVYLLVPPALNPIVYGVKNKAIRKRVAWIFFLNH